A single genomic interval of Streptomyces sp. 1222.5 harbors:
- a CDS encoding tellurite resistance/C4-dicarboxylate transporter family protein, with protein sequence MPGISEVRAWWAEWPPAAGAAVMATGIVSMGLHLSGDETLSRVVLVLAAIAWVALAADFVMRLGTDRPRWLAAAATPGALTAVAATTVLGTRLSVLGWETLAAALLALSALLWPGLLVFVMRHWARRMPGSVFLGCVATQGLAVLGATLAAAVETAWLAHTAMVLFWLGLVLYGLALVRFDLRQVLEGAGDHWIAGGALAISALAGARLIAAGDGPMYLWNLDDRGVLRDVTAALLVLDLAAYAVLLVAEAVRPRLGYDLRRWATVFPMGMTAAATLSVSTAMDAPWLRVPGQVLVWVGVAAWLATVMGALRTARAGGGPG encoded by the coding sequence ATGCCCGGCATCTCGGAAGTGCGTGCGTGGTGGGCGGAGTGGCCTCCCGCCGCCGGCGCCGCGGTCATGGCGACCGGCATCGTGTCGATGGGCCTGCACCTGTCCGGCGACGAGACGCTGTCCCGGGTGGTGCTGGTCCTGGCCGCGATCGCCTGGGTGGCGCTGGCGGCCGACTTCGTCATGCGGCTGGGCACCGACCGGCCGCGGTGGCTGGCCGCCGCGGCGACTCCGGGCGCGCTGACCGCGGTCGCCGCGACGACCGTACTGGGCACCCGGCTCTCGGTGCTGGGCTGGGAGACCCTGGCCGCGGCACTGCTCGCGCTCTCGGCGCTGCTCTGGCCGGGGCTGCTCGTCTTCGTGATGCGGCACTGGGCCCGGCGCATGCCGGGTTCGGTCTTCCTGGGCTGTGTGGCCACACAGGGCCTCGCCGTGCTGGGCGCCACGCTGGCCGCGGCCGTCGAGACGGCGTGGCTGGCGCACACCGCGATGGTGCTGTTCTGGCTGGGGCTGGTGCTCTACGGCCTCGCCCTGGTCCGCTTCGACCTGCGGCAGGTGCTGGAGGGCGCCGGGGACCACTGGATCGCGGGCGGGGCGCTCGCGATCTCGGCGCTGGCCGGCGCGAGGCTGATCGCGGCGGGTGACGGGCCCATGTACCTGTGGAACCTGGACGACCGCGGCGTACTGCGCGACGTGACGGCGGCCCTGCTCGTGCTGGATCTCGCCGCGTACGCCGTGCTGCTGGTGGCCGAGGCGGTCCGGCCCCGGCTCGGCTACGACCTGCGGCGGTGGGCGACGGTCTTCCCGATGGGGATGACGGCTGCGGCGACGCTGTCCGTCTCCACCGCCATGGACGCCCCGTGGCTCAGGGTGCCGGGGCAGGTGCTGGTGTGGGTCGGGGTGGCGGCGTGGCTGGCCACGGTCATGGGTGCGCTGCGCACGGCCCGCGCCGGCGGCGGGCCCGGCTGA
- a CDS encoding C40 family peptidase — protein sequence MAAHRKPRQSPLSGHTVRTAATLALAGAATATAFDGTGHAEPQLTPTQVKAKVARLYQEAEAATEKYNGAKEKADTAQHRLDGLQDQAARKQQRLNTARDALGSIAAAQYRDGGIDPAWQLALSSDPDHYLEGAALAERAGDRQADAVSRVRDQLREIERLRGAARVELKSLRSRQTELKRQKKTITGKLEEARRLLSRLTPQQQAEATGDGTGTGRASRSAPEPRDAPEPTGSFPAPNSRAAAAVSYAYAKLGSPYVWGATGPNAFDCSGLVQAAYRSAGLSLPRTTYAQINAGRRVSRSELQPGDLVFFYSGISHVGLYVGNGQMIHAPNPSAPVRLAPIDQMPFAGATRVA from the coding sequence GTGGCAGCCCACCGAAAGCCCCGGCAGAGTCCGCTCAGCGGCCATACGGTCCGGACGGCCGCCACCCTCGCCCTCGCGGGCGCCGCCACGGCCACGGCGTTCGACGGGACGGGTCACGCCGAGCCGCAACTGACGCCGACCCAGGTCAAGGCGAAGGTCGCCAGGCTGTACCAGGAGGCGGAGGCCGCCACCGAGAAGTACAACGGGGCCAAGGAGAAGGCCGACACCGCCCAGCACCGGCTCGACGGGTTGCAGGACCAGGCCGCCCGCAAGCAGCAGCGGCTGAACACGGCCCGGGACGCGCTCGGTTCGATCGCGGCGGCCCAGTACCGCGACGGCGGCATCGACCCGGCCTGGCAGCTGGCCCTCTCCAGCGACCCCGACCACTACCTGGAGGGCGCTGCCTTGGCGGAGCGGGCCGGCGACCGGCAGGCCGACGCCGTCTCCCGGGTGCGCGATCAGCTGCGTGAGATCGAGCGGCTGCGCGGCGCCGCGCGGGTCGAGCTGAAGTCGCTGCGCTCACGTCAGACGGAGCTGAAGCGGCAGAAGAAGACCATCACCGGCAAGCTCGAGGAGGCCCGGCGGCTGCTGTCGCGGCTGACCCCGCAGCAGCAGGCGGAGGCCACCGGTGACGGGACCGGGACCGGGCGAGCTTCCCGGTCGGCGCCGGAACCCCGGGACGCACCGGAGCCGACCGGGTCCTTCCCGGCTCCCAACTCCCGTGCGGCGGCAGCCGTCTCCTACGCCTACGCCAAGCTCGGCAGCCCCTATGTGTGGGGCGCGACCGGCCCGAACGCCTTCGACTGCTCGGGCCTCGTCCAGGCCGCCTACCGCTCCGCCGGCCTCTCCCTGCCGCGCACCACCTACGCCCAGATCAACGCGGGCCGGCGCGTGTCCCGGTCGGAACTGCAGCCAGGCGACCTGGTGTTCTTCTACTCCGGCATCAGCCATGTCGGGCTCTACGTCGGCAACGGCCAGATGATCCACGCTCCCAACCCGTCGGCACCGGTCCGGCTGGCCCCGATCGACCAGATGCCGTTCGCCGGGGCCACCCGGGTGGCATGA
- a CDS encoding response regulator transcription factor — MSDATEANGTTGAGDAAGTGPGDGGVGGRHVRVVLVDDHRMFRTGVQAEIGRTAETGVEVVGEAADVDQAVTVITATRPEVVLLDVHLPGGGGVEVLRRCAALMADAAQPVRFLALSVSDAAEDVIGVIRGGARGYVTKTITGTDLVDSIFRVQEGDAVFSPRLAGFVLDAFASTDAPPVDEDMDRLTQREREVLRLIARGYAYKEIAKQLFISVKTVESHVSAVLRKLQLSNRHELTRWATARRLV; from the coding sequence ATGAGCGACGCGACCGAGGCGAACGGCACCACCGGAGCGGGTGATGCGGCAGGGACCGGCCCGGGCGACGGCGGCGTGGGCGGGCGGCACGTACGCGTGGTGCTCGTGGACGACCACCGGATGTTCCGTACCGGTGTCCAGGCCGAGATCGGGCGGACCGCCGAGACCGGTGTCGAGGTGGTCGGTGAGGCGGCGGACGTGGACCAGGCGGTCACGGTCATCACCGCGACCCGGCCCGAGGTCGTCCTGCTCGACGTCCACCTGCCGGGCGGCGGCGGGGTCGAAGTGCTGCGCCGGTGCGCCGCGTTGATGGCGGACGCCGCGCAGCCCGTGCGCTTCCTGGCCCTGTCCGTCTCCGACGCGGCGGAGGACGTGATCGGTGTGATCCGCGGCGGGGCCCGCGGCTACGTCACCAAGACGATCACCGGCACCGACCTGGTCGACTCGATCTTCCGGGTCCAGGAGGGCGACGCCGTCTTCTCCCCGAGGCTCGCCGGGTTCGTCCTGGACGCCTTCGCGTCCACCGACGCCCCGCCCGTGGACGAGGACATGGACCGGCTCACCCAGCGCGAACGCGAGGTCCTGCGCCTGATCGCCCGTGGCTACGCCTACAAGGAGATCGCCAAGCAGCTGTTCATCTCGGTGAAGACGGTCGAGTCCCACGTCTCGGCGGTGCTGAGGAAGCTCCAGCTGTCCAACCGGCACGAGCTGACCCGCTGGGCGACCGCGCGCCGGCTGGTCTGA
- a CDS encoding ATP-binding protein, producing the protein MPEAASLPLDDPRPPRKLYRSSDGRWLGGVARGLAGHLGLPVIWVRLVFVGLFMADGLGALLYAAFWFFVPLGVGGVGEQKPPTLVGTETSPDGRRRLVARKPDRGQIVALLLMVVVSVVFVGSVNMGNAAKAYLVPAVLVAAGVALVWRQADNARRARWAEVGRRRRTLTLLRAAGGVLLVTAGVSAIFVLQGSAAHLGAVLQAALAVLVGITLLAGPYLVRMTQDLSEERLMRIRAQERAEVAAHVHDSVLHTLTLIQRNADNAGEVRRLARAQERDLRTWLYKPEGTGKDEADEPDTVAEAVRRSAAEVEDKHGVPIEVVVVGDCPLDERTTAQMQAAREAMVNAAKYGGEGGAVQVYAEVEGRTVFVSVRDRGPGFDLDSIPGDRMGVRESIIGRMERNGGTARLRAVPGGGTEVELEMERAEKTS; encoded by the coding sequence ATGCCGGAAGCCGCAAGCCTGCCACTCGACGACCCGCGGCCGCCGCGCAAGCTCTACCGCAGCAGCGACGGACGCTGGCTCGGCGGAGTGGCGCGGGGCCTCGCCGGGCATCTCGGGCTGCCCGTCATCTGGGTGCGGCTCGTCTTCGTCGGGCTGTTCATGGCCGACGGGCTCGGCGCCCTGCTGTACGCGGCGTTCTGGTTCTTCGTCCCGCTCGGCGTCGGCGGGGTGGGCGAGCAGAAGCCACCGACACTGGTCGGCACGGAGACCTCGCCGGACGGCCGCCGCAGACTCGTGGCCCGCAAGCCGGACCGGGGGCAGATCGTCGCGCTGCTCCTCATGGTCGTGGTCTCCGTGGTCTTCGTGGGCAGCGTCAACATGGGCAACGCGGCGAAGGCGTACCTGGTGCCCGCCGTGCTCGTCGCGGCCGGTGTCGCCCTGGTCTGGCGGCAGGCGGACAACGCCCGCCGGGCCCGCTGGGCCGAGGTCGGCCGGCGGCGCCGCACCCTCACCCTGCTGCGGGCGGCCGGCGGCGTCCTGCTCGTCACGGCCGGCGTCTCCGCCATCTTCGTCCTGCAGGGCTCGGCCGCCCACCTCGGTGCCGTCCTCCAGGCCGCGCTCGCCGTCCTGGTCGGCATCACCCTGCTCGCCGGCCCGTACCTGGTGCGCATGACCCAGGACCTGTCCGAGGAGCGCCTGATGCGCATCCGCGCCCAGGAGCGGGCTGAGGTCGCCGCCCACGTCCACGACTCCGTGCTGCACACCCTCACCCTGATCCAGCGCAACGCCGACAACGCGGGGGAGGTGCGCCGCCTCGCCCGTGCCCAGGAGCGCGACCTGCGCACCTGGCTGTACAAGCCGGAGGGCACCGGCAAGGACGAGGCCGACGAGCCGGACACGGTCGCGGAGGCGGTGCGGCGCAGCGCGGCGGAGGTGGAGGACAAGCACGGCGTCCCCATAGAGGTCGTCGTCGTCGGCGACTGCCCGCTGGACGAGAGGACGACGGCGCAGATGCAGGCCGCGCGCGAGGCCATGGTGAACGCCGCCAAGTACGGTGGCGAGGGCGGCGCCGTACAGGTCTATGCCGAAGTCGAGGGGAGGACGGTCTTCGTGTCCGTGCGAGACCGCGGTCCCGGCTTCGACCTCGACTCGATACCCGGCGACCGCATGGGCGTCAGGGAATCGATCATCGGCCGCATGGAGCGCAACGGCGGCACGGCCCGGCTGCGGGCGGTGCCGGGCGGCGGCACGGAGGTCGAGCTGGAGATGGAGAGGGCGGAGAAGACGTCATGA
- a CDS encoding PspC domain-containing protein, whose amino-acid sequence MTDHEHAATGPGPGTGPRPAPGTGPTDAAPAATGRTGAAGRGPDDDRSHTRSHAPAGPRADAGTREPEEEQQPGIGEAPARFRRDRRHKMIAGVCAGLGRHTEMDPVIFRITLAVLSATGGIGLIFYGFAWLLVPYEEEEENEVRKLLTGRVDGQALAAVLFALVGCGIFLTMLRNGGVLTFAVVLSLLLAGAGYWSRRRGAADPDPLAAQAAADAPPEAQAPPVVTSYPSWWRDPIVKDGTHVGGTGYLWGPGDAQERDLVSVVDVGVATPWSHSGSAQPAAARPAPPRRRGPRWIGGWVFLLALLAGGLGTGLTWHTHPLGTSLQTGLACALAVFGLGLVVSSFLGRTGAGTVFLAIVTAALLAGVSAMPKDITTHWRDTTWRPAAAARVSSVYELGTGRGTLDLSRVSPTEGQQVSTSAHVGAGRLKVVVPAEATVRMSIDVGVGDIRLPGDDRKDVDVRPGRHKDVTLEPTRGAGDAGTLDLTLEVGVGEVVVSRAAS is encoded by the coding sequence ATGACGGATCACGAGCACGCCGCGACGGGTCCGGGACCCGGCACCGGCCCGCGCCCGGCCCCGGGTACCGGACCGACGGATGCCGCGCCCGCCGCGACGGGGAGGACGGGAGCGGCCGGCCGTGGCCCCGACGACGACCGGAGCCACACCCGTAGCCACGCCCCCGCCGGCCCCCGCGCCGACGCAGGCACCCGGGAACCCGAAGAGGAGCAGCAGCCGGGCATCGGCGAGGCACCCGCCCGGTTCCGGCGCGACCGTCGGCACAAGATGATCGCGGGCGTGTGCGCGGGCCTCGGGCGCCACACGGAGATGGACCCGGTGATCTTCCGGATCACCCTGGCCGTGCTGTCGGCGACCGGCGGCATCGGACTCATCTTCTACGGCTTCGCCTGGCTCCTCGTGCCCTACGAGGAAGAGGAGGAGAACGAGGTCCGCAAGCTGCTCACCGGCCGGGTCGACGGACAGGCGCTGGCCGCCGTGCTGTTCGCCCTGGTCGGCTGCGGGATCTTCCTGACCATGCTGCGCAACGGCGGGGTGCTGACCTTCGCCGTGGTGCTCTCCCTGCTGCTCGCGGGGGCCGGGTACTGGTCGCGGCGCCGCGGCGCCGCCGACCCCGACCCGCTCGCCGCGCAGGCCGCCGCCGACGCCCCGCCGGAGGCCCAGGCGCCCCCGGTCGTTACCTCCTACCCGTCCTGGTGGCGGGACCCGATCGTCAAGGACGGCACCCATGTCGGCGGCACCGGCTATCTGTGGGGCCCCGGCGACGCCCAGGAGCGGGACCTCGTCTCGGTGGTCGACGTCGGCGTCGCCACGCCGTGGAGCCATTCCGGTTCCGCACAGCCGGCGGCGGCGCGGCCCGCGCCTCCGAGACGGCGCGGCCCGCGCTGGATCGGCGGTTGGGTGTTCCTGCTCGCCCTGCTGGCGGGCGGTCTGGGCACCGGGCTGACCTGGCACACGCACCCGCTGGGCACCAGCCTGCAGACCGGCCTGGCCTGTGCCCTCGCGGTGTTCGGCCTGGGGCTCGTGGTCAGTTCGTTCCTCGGCCGCACGGGCGCCGGCACGGTGTTCCTTGCGATAGTCACGGCCGCGCTGCTCGCCGGGGTGTCGGCCATGCCGAAGGACATCACCACGCACTGGCGGGACACCACGTGGAGACCCGCCGCGGCGGCGCGGGTGAGCTCGGTCTACGAGCTCGGTACCGGGCGGGGCACGCTGGACCTGAGCCGGGTGAGCCCCACGGAGGGACAGCAGGTCTCCACGAGCGCCCATGTGGGCGCGGGGCGGCTGAAGGTGGTCGTGCCGGCGGAGGCGACCGTGCGGATGAGCATCGATGTGGGAGTGGGCGACATCCGGTTGCCCGGGGACGACAGGAAGGACGTGGACGTGCGGCCGGGCAGGCACAAGGACGTGACGCTCGAACCCACCCGGGGCGCCGGGGACGCGGGCACGCTGGACCTCACCCTCGAAGTCGGTGTGGGAGAGGTGGTGGTCAGCCGTGCTGCGTCATGA
- a CDS encoding DoxX family membrane protein: protein MTHSIRTETHSTRLDGPRGLRDTAAHYALLPLRVFLGITFVYAGLNKLTDSAFLKSGGAGSIGETMRAARGSAALPALIDLALKSPVGFGYGIALGELAVGIGTLLGLLGRLAALGGALISLSLWLTVSWATSPYYYGNDLAYLMAWLPLILAGAPYLSVDAAWRTRRRRSGGYR from the coding sequence ATGACTCACAGTATTCGGACGGAAACGCATTCGACCCGGCTGGACGGCCCCCGCGGGCTGCGGGACACCGCCGCCCACTACGCCCTGCTGCCGCTGCGCGTCTTCCTCGGAATCACCTTCGTCTACGCCGGCCTGAACAAGCTCACCGACAGCGCCTTTCTGAAGTCCGGCGGCGCCGGCTCGATCGGCGAGACCATGCGCGCGGCCCGCGGCTCCGCCGCCCTCCCGGCCCTCATCGACCTCGCCCTCAAGAGCCCCGTCGGCTTCGGCTACGGCATCGCCCTCGGTGAACTGGCCGTCGGTATCGGCACCCTGCTGGGCCTGCTGGGCCGGCTCGCCGCCCTCGGCGGCGCGCTGATCTCGCTCAGCCTGTGGCTGACGGTCAGCTGGGCGACGAGCCCCTACTACTACGGCAACGACCTCGCCTACCTGATGGCCTGGCTGCCCCTGATCCTCGCCGGCGCCCCCTATCTCTCCGTGGACGCGGCCTGGCGGACCCGGCGCCGCCGGTCCGGCGGTTACCGCTAG
- a CDS encoding class II aldolase/adducin family protein, with translation MHGPTPPPPLPTDQLKFAMPPMHDSVEDERRHRKERLAGALRIFGRHGFEDGVSGHITARDPEFSDCFWVNPFGMPFKHVTVGDLVLANEDGQVVEGRYHVNQAAFTVHAQVHAARPDVVAVAHCHSVHGRALAALGELVDPITQESCAFYEDVALYDAYSGVTVDAEEGRRIAGALGSRKALVLRNHGLLTVGDSIDAAAWWFLSLERSSQVQLMARAAGRPVLIDHRQAVATREQLGGDLVAWINYQPLWQDISRSEPDLLS, from the coding sequence ATGCACGGGCCCACCCCGCCCCCGCCGCTGCCCACCGACCAGCTGAAGTTCGCCATGCCGCCGATGCACGACTCGGTCGAGGACGAACGCCGGCACCGCAAGGAGCGCCTCGCGGGCGCCCTGCGGATCTTCGGGCGCCACGGCTTCGAGGACGGGGTGTCCGGGCACATCACCGCCCGCGACCCCGAGTTCTCCGACTGCTTCTGGGTCAACCCGTTCGGGATGCCGTTCAAGCACGTCACCGTAGGCGACCTCGTCCTCGCCAACGAGGACGGCCAGGTCGTCGAGGGCCGCTACCACGTCAACCAGGCCGCGTTCACCGTGCACGCCCAGGTGCACGCCGCCCGCCCGGACGTCGTCGCCGTCGCCCACTGCCACTCCGTGCACGGCCGCGCCCTCGCCGCGCTCGGCGAGCTGGTCGACCCCATCACCCAGGAGAGCTGCGCCTTCTACGAGGACGTGGCGCTCTACGACGCCTACAGCGGGGTCACCGTCGACGCCGAGGAGGGCCGCCGCATCGCCGGTGCGCTCGGCTCCCGCAAGGCGCTGGTCCTGCGCAACCACGGTCTGCTGACCGTCGGGGACTCGATCGACGCGGCCGCCTGGTGGTTCCTCTCCCTGGAACGGTCCAGCCAGGTGCAGCTCATGGCCCGCGCGGCCGGGCGCCCGGTGCTCATCGACCACCGGCAGGCCGTCGCCACCCGCGAACAGCTCGGCGGCGATCTCGTGGCCTGGATCAACTACCAGCCGCTGTGGCAGGACATCAGCCGCAGCGAACCCGACCTGCTCAGCTGA
- a CDS encoding pyridoxamine 5'-phosphate oxidase family protein → MTWAAFAAAEPDFARTVERRFGAFRHHVLATLRKDGSPRTSGLEADFRAGELWLGMMDGSLKARDLRSDPRFALQANPGGGTDLGGGDVRIAGRAYEAGAETKAWYGEEVEPPQPFHLFRTEVTEVVLTRVEDETYLVVQVWKPGEPVRTLKRT, encoded by the coding sequence ATGACCTGGGCGGCCTTCGCCGCCGCCGAACCCGATTTCGCCCGGACCGTCGAGCGGCGCTTCGGCGCGTTCCGGCACCACGTCCTCGCCACACTCCGCAAGGACGGCTCGCCGCGCACCTCCGGCCTGGAGGCCGACTTCCGCGCGGGTGAGCTGTGGCTCGGCATGATGGACGGCTCCCTCAAGGCCCGTGATCTGCGCAGCGACCCGCGCTTCGCCCTCCAGGCGAACCCGGGAGGGGGCACGGACCTGGGCGGCGGGGACGTACGGATCGCGGGACGGGCGTACGAGGCCGGCGCGGAGACGAAGGCCTGGTACGGGGAAGAGGTGGAACCGCCGCAGCCGTTCCACCTCTTCCGCACCGAGGTGACGGAGGTCGTGCTGACCCGCGTCGAGGACGAGACCTACCTGGTGGTCCAGGTGTGGAAGCCCGGAGAGCCGGTGCGCACTCTCAAGCGGACCTGA
- the guaA gene encoding glutamine-hydrolyzing GMP synthase yields the protein MSSATPTAANPDTVLVVDFGAQYAQLIARRVREARVYSEIVPSTMPVQEMLAKNPAAIILSGGPSSVYEEGAPRLDGELFEAGVPVFGMCYGFQLMAQVLGGTVDNTGAREYGRTDLHVSKNSSTLFEGTPDEQHVWMSHGDACSAAPEGFTVTASTEVVPVAAFENDEKKLYGVQYHPEVMHSTHGQQVLEHFLYRGAGLKPDWTTGNVIDEQVAAIRELVGDKRAICGLSGGVDSAVAAALVQKAIGSQLTCVYVDHGLMRKGETEQVEKDFVAATGVQLKVVDAEERFLTALKGVSDPEEKRKIIGREFIRVFEQAQAEIIADAGPAVEFLVQGTLYPDVVESGGGSGTANIKSHHNVGGLPEDLEFKLIEPLRKLFKDEVRMVGHELGLPEEIVQRQPFPGPGLGIRIVGEVTKERLDLLREADAIAREELTAAGLDRDIWQCPVVLLADVRSVGVQGDGRTYGHPIVLRPVSSEDAMTADWSRLPYDVLAKISTRITNEVRDVNRVVVDVTSKPPGTIEWE from the coding sequence GTGTCATCAGCGACTCCCACTGCCGCCAACCCCGACACCGTCCTGGTCGTCGACTTCGGCGCGCAGTACGCCCAGCTCATCGCCCGTCGCGTCCGCGAGGCGCGGGTCTACAGCGAGATCGTGCCGAGCACCATGCCGGTCCAGGAGATGCTCGCCAAGAACCCCGCGGCGATCATCCTCTCCGGCGGCCCCTCGTCCGTGTACGAGGAGGGCGCCCCCCGCCTCGACGGCGAGCTCTTCGAGGCCGGCGTCCCCGTCTTCGGCATGTGCTACGGCTTCCAGCTCATGGCGCAGGTCCTCGGCGGTACCGTCGACAACACCGGCGCCCGTGAGTACGGCCGCACCGATCTGCACGTCTCCAAGAACTCGTCCACCCTCTTCGAGGGCACCCCCGACGAGCAGCACGTGTGGATGTCGCACGGCGACGCCTGCTCCGCCGCCCCCGAGGGCTTCACCGTCACCGCCTCCACCGAGGTCGTCCCGGTCGCCGCCTTCGAGAACGACGAGAAGAAGCTCTACGGCGTCCAGTACCACCCCGAGGTCATGCACTCCACGCACGGCCAGCAGGTGCTGGAGCACTTCCTGTACCGCGGCGCCGGCCTCAAGCCCGACTGGACGACCGGCAACGTGATCGACGAGCAGGTCGCCGCGATCCGCGAGCTGGTCGGTGACAAGCGCGCCATCTGCGGCCTGTCCGGCGGGGTGGACTCCGCCGTCGCCGCCGCGCTCGTCCAGAAGGCCATCGGCTCCCAGCTCACCTGCGTCTACGTCGACCACGGTCTGATGCGCAAGGGCGAGACCGAGCAGGTCGAGAAGGACTTCGTCGCGGCCACCGGCGTGCAGCTGAAGGTCGTCGACGCCGAGGAGCGCTTCCTCACCGCCCTCAAGGGCGTCTCCGACCCGGAGGAGAAGCGCAAGATCATCGGCCGCGAGTTCATCCGCGTCTTCGAGCAGGCGCAGGCCGAGATCATCGCCGACGCGGGCCCGGCCGTGGAGTTCCTGGTCCAGGGCACCCTGTACCCGGACGTCGTCGAGTCCGGCGGCGGCTCCGGCACCGCCAACATCAAGTCGCACCACAACGTCGGCGGCCTGCCCGAGGACCTCGAGTTCAAGCTGATCGAGCCGCTGCGCAAGCTGTTCAAGGACGAGGTCCGGATGGTCGGCCACGAGCTGGGCCTGCCCGAGGAGATCGTCCAGCGCCAGCCCTTCCCGGGCCCGGGCCTCGGCATCCGCATCGTCGGCGAGGTCACCAAGGAGCGTCTGGACCTGCTGCGCGAGGCCGACGCCATCGCCCGCGAGGAGCTGACCGCGGCCGGCCTCGACCGTGACATCTGGCAGTGCCCGGTGGTCCTGCTCGCCGACGTCCGCAGCGTGGGCGTCCAGGGCGACGGCCGCACCTACGGCCACCCGATCGTCCTGCGCCCGGTCTCCTCCGAGGACGCCATGACCGCCGACTGGTCGCGGCTGCCCTACGACGTCCTGGCGAAGATCTCGACCCGGATCACCAACGAGGTCCGGGACGTCAACCGGGTCGTGGTCGACGTGACCTCGAAGCCGCCGGGCACCATCGAGTGGGAGTAG
- a CDS encoding chorismate mutase: MTTTSPEAITSPAAGLTPAAASGPAPATAPEATIADARERIDVLDDRIIGLIQERMAVSAVVQRTRIASGGRRVHLSREMEILGRYRDALGKPGTPLAMTLLELCRGRI; encoded by the coding sequence GTGACCACCACCAGCCCGGAAGCGATCACCAGCCCCGCAGCGGGCCTCACCCCGGCAGCGGCCTCCGGCCCAGCACCGGCCACCGCACCGGAGGCGACCATCGCCGACGCCCGTGAGCGCATCGACGTGCTCGACGACCGGATCATCGGTCTCATCCAGGAGCGGATGGCCGTCTCCGCCGTCGTCCAGCGGACCCGCATCGCCTCCGGCGGCCGCCGCGTGCACCTGTCCCGCGAGATGGAGATCCTCGGCCGCTACCGCGACGCCCTCGGCAAGCCCGGCACCCCGCTGGCCATGACGCTGCTGGAGCTGTGCCGGGGTCGCATCTGA